Part of the Nitrospirota bacterium genome, CGGCATGATCATAGAAGGGGGCGTCTTCAAGCCCGCCAACCTCGCCGCACAGTTTCAGTAGTTCCCTCTGAGATAGTCCACACTGAATGATTTTCTGTTTGATCGTCATGGCCGCGATACGTTCAGCTATCGTCAAAGGATGTCTGCCGACCGCCTTTAGCGTTGCCCATCGCGAGATTAAGGACACACGTTTTCCTACGATTTCAATGGCGACCTAACGAGCGTAGTCGATCCCTTGACCACCGCGACCTATAGCTGGAATGCCCGGAATAAACTGACTGGCATTTTAGCGACCGGCTTCGCCGCCTCCTTTACCTACGATTCTTTCGGCCGACGCACCGGCAAAACTATCCAGGGAGTCACGACGAATTTTGTCTACGATGGGCTCAATCCGGTACAGGAAAAGGCGGGAGCGACGGTCACGGCCAATCTGCTGACCGGCCTCGGCATCGATGAGTTTTTTGTCCGAACTGATGGGGTTGGGAGTCGAGCGCTTCTCCCCGACGCCCTAGGCTCAACCGTTGCATTGGGAGACAGCACGGGAAGCTTGCAGACCCAGTACACCTATGAGCCCTTCGGCCATGCGACCCAGACCGGCCTCGCGAGTACGAGCAGCTACAAATACACGGGACGAGAAGATGATGAGACGGGGTTGGACTACTATCGGGCACGGTACTATCATCCGAGGCTGCAGCGGTTTATCAGCGAAGACCCGATTGGGTTTGCGGGAGGAGACTTCAATCTTTACGGATATGTGCGAAACAACCCAACACGACGGGTTGACTCTACAGGTCTTAGACCAGGTGCCCCATTCAATTGTGAGAATGACGCCTTGAAAGATGCCTTCGATTATGCATGTACGTCTGGGACCGATGTAGAACATGGTGGGTATATATACGTCATGCCCAACGGAGCGTACTCGTATACGTTCGCCAGTGGACCACCGAACTCTGACGTGCCTGGTACATTGGGGCACGTGAATCCTCCCACTCCGCCACATAGTACGAGAGGAAAACCAACGTCCGTGTTCCACTCGCATCGTTCGAGTGGAAGGTTCGATAAAGACCGTAGCGATATAGATCAGGGGATACGAAACTATTTATTCCTACCGGAATGCAAGGGGATAGTACGGTGGGATTTTGCTCTTGAAACAGAGATGCCTGTCAGCTTCAGGTAAGCCTGCGGCTACTTTAGGAGGAGCGCACCATGGCAAAGTTGACTTGGTTGGCCACGGCAGTGGCAGTTCTCTCGTGTGCCTTAGCGGCGCCGGTTTGTGCTATAGCCGAGATCTCAGAACAGATCGCCATTGAGTCTGCCCATAAGGCCATAGCCAAATACGGCGTCACGCCATCCCGATGGACCTTCTATGTCGAAAAGGATCTCCAAAGGTGGCAAGACATCAAATCCTGGTGGCAGGAGCGCTCTATAAGAGAGAGGCGACTCGGCCTAGAGGATACAGATTTTGGGCCTTGGTTGGCGCAAATGGAATCAATGATTGAGGGATAGCGCGTATGGGCCGTTGTCTACAAGCTGACCCTTGCGCCCGGCGAGAAGGCCTTCCATCCAAACGCGATGGTATTTGTTGATGCTGACTCCGGCAGTGTTATTGCTCTCATTGAGCCGGAGGGTTCCCCACAGTTTCAAAAATAATTCATTGCACCGTATTCACCTACAAACTGGGTGATTGCGGACCTCACCAATCCGCTCGGGCAGAAGACCCCCTACACGCCGGACGCCTTGGATCGTATTACGCAACTGACCGACCTTATCAACAGGAGTATCGCCTTTACCTACGATGCCAACAATAATCTCTTGACTGTCACCGATGCCAAGAGTCAGCAGACGGTCTATACCTATTCGAGTATGAATCGGGTGAGCACGCGCAAAGATCTGCTGTTCAAGACGGAGACTTACAGCTACGATAACAGGTGCCAGATGTTGCGAAGTGGTTCAATGGCAGGTGGCGGAGATTATTGGCCGCGCCGAATTCTAATCGTTTCACGATCGATGATGACGAGTGCCCGTGCTAACTCCGTATCGGAAACTGTCTCGAGAAGGCGGTCGAGCGCATGTTGGGTTTCTTCGATACTCGTCGGCCATACCCGTAACCGGATGATGCCTGCGTGGGAACCAATTGGGAATGACCGTTGGTCTGCGAAATCCTCATCGAATGTCAGAATCATGGCCTGCCGCTGCTGTGCCCAGGCGAATATGTCCTCGTCGGAGCGTCCGGAGAGTTCGACGTCTGAGGTATGGTAGATGGTCCACTGTGCACGTCGAGCGCGAAGCCAGTAGGCAATTGCGCGGGGGATGTTTTGATCCAGCAGAATGATGAGGGCCTCAGGCACGGGGAATCACTTTGTCTTCGTCGATGACCTGGCTGACGTAGTCCAGAGCGGCTACAATATCCTCGCGCGCCAGCTCCGGGTAGGTGTGAAGAATCTGTTCGTGTGTATAGCCAGCGGCGATGAGCCCGAGGATGTTCATGACCATGATCCGAGTCCCTCGGATACAGGGCTTGCCGCTACAGGTATGCGGATCGATGCTGATTCGTTCGTAGCGCATTGATGACCCTCCAGATTCTGGCTGCTTGGCTCAAGCCATGCGACCTGGTCATGATAGCAAGCTCCTCTGGGCGGGTCAAAGGATCTTGCCCTCTCTGATCGATGCGGAGCGCCGTACCGCCTATCCGACCCTTGCAAGCCCATTATCAGCCACTTATAATGCGCGAGTGCTGTTCAATCTATCCTTTAACTGTCTGGAGGAACCGTAGATCCCATGAGTGAACGAACATTAGCGATTATCAAGCCTGATGCGGTCAAGAAGCATGCGATTGGCGACATTGTTGCCAGCTATGAAAAGGCCGGTCTGACGCCAGTGGCTATCCGCATGATGCAGTTTTCCAAAGCAACTGCCGAGGGGTTTTATGCCGTGCATAAGGCCCGCCCGTTTTTCGACAGCCTCTGCACGTTCATGGCGTCGGGCCCGGTCGTGGTGCTGGTCCTGCAAGGTGACAATGCGATCAAGAAGAACCGTGACTTGATGGGTGCGACCGATCCAGCCAAGGCCGAGGCCGGCACGATCCGCAAGGCGCATGGCGCGAACATTGAATTCAATGCGGTGCATGGATCCGATTCGCCGGAAACCGCCAAGTTTGAGGTGTCGTATTTCTTCCCCCAAACCGACATTGTCGGCTAGCAGGAAGCTGAAAACGGCCGCCAGCTTCGTTCTCGGCTCATCGAAATCCTCAACGTACCCCTGAGGGTACGCCTCCGGTTTCGGCTCGCCTGCAGCCTTGCTGGACGGCCATTTTGAGCTTCCTGTCGGAGTGTTCTCCTGTTGGGAATAAATGGTTGTGCGATTTTCGGTCCATCATTGGCCGGATGTTGTGAGATGGATTGTGGGCGTTCTGCTCATGGTTCTTTCCGGGTGCGCCGGTCTGGCGCACCAGTTTCCCGCTTCATCGCCGTCTGTTGCGTCCGGTGCCGATCCGGCATTGGACGCTCAGGCCAAGCTTCTTGAGTCCGCCTATCGGGCCTATGTGCAAGAGCGGTATCCGCTGGCCGCTATGCGCTTCCAACGATTCGTCGACTCCAATCCCAGCTCTCCCAGGTTGAGTGAAGCGCGCTGGTGGCTCGCACGTTCCCATGAAGCGCGGGGGGATCTCCCGGCTGCGCTGTCGGTCTATCGCACGGTGGTTGGGGCGGCGCCGCCATCTGTTCCGCTCACCGGCACCTATGCCTTTCATGCGCTCAATCGTCTCGACACCTTTCGCCGGAGTTTCGGCTCGACCTCTTTATTGGAACGGCGGCAGGTTGCGCTTTGGTTGCCGGACCTGGGCTGGTTCACGACGCCCGATGCCGGGCTCTGGATTGCGCAGCTGGCCGACGCCGGTGTGACATCGTTGATTCTCGAAGCAGGGGTGGCAAGTTTGATGGGGGTATCTGGTCAAACGACTAAGGCTCCGGTTGTCGCGGATCGGTTCAAGACGATCGTGCCGATCGCCCATGCCAAGGGGATGGCGGTCTTGGCGTCGCTCGATCTCCATGAGCCTGGATGGATGGCGGTGAGTCCTGAGTGGCGTACGGTCATAACCAACGACATGGGCCAGCAGGCCGGTTCTGTCGATATCCTCCAGCCCGATTATCAGCGTGCCGTCGGGGACGTGGCGCAGGACTTGTTGCGCACCGACATCGATGGGCTGGTGGTGGGGGCGAGGAGGGCCCGGGGGTTCGCCGAAGAATGGAGCCCGATGTCGCGACGGATGTTCGAAGGGATGGTTGGCTCTTCTCTTGATAGCCGTGACCAACCGGTCTCGCCGGACGCCTGGCGCTGGGCCGGGTGGAAGACGAGGACCTATCTCGGGTTTCTTGCGCAACTGACCAGGCAGTTGCGTCAGACGAGACCGGGGTTTGTGACGGCGGTGGCTGTGCATGAGGAGGCGGTGTTCTCTCCGGCAGAGGCATTGACGGACTATGGAGAAGATCTGCTCGAGGCCAAGCAACGAGGGTTAGATATCATCGTCCAGCCGGAGCCGGTTTCGCCTGAGCGATCGAATGAGCCAGGGGCCGGGATGGAGCGGGTGCGACAACGATTGGCGCTGACGTCTGGAGGTGAACGGCAACTCTGGATGGGTATGGCCCTGGGTGCTTCGGACCCGGCCTCGTTGGTCGCAGCGGTGCAAGCCTCCATTGCGGCAACCGTTGGGCAGGCTGGACCTCATCTGCTACTGATGAATGGACCGGCGATTCCTTGACAAAAGAGGCGCAGGACCACTACGATTCCGCGACGAAATTCTATAGGTCGCGGCCAAAGGTATGAAGCGACAGGAGGGCCAGGGGCGATCACGTTGCCCGAGTCCTCCGTGAGACATGTTTGAGTAGGCTGCGGGAAAACCCGGCTCATAGAGAGAAACGGCCGAGTCTTCCGTGATGGTGTTGGGGCTAGAATAACTTCAGGATGCTCACACAGGCCAACCAGCAAGGCCGAGAACGACGCTGGTGGGCTGTTTCAACATCCTGCTAAAGGAGCGCGCATGATTCCGAAAGACCTCCGGTACCACCAAGAACATGAATGGGTGCGCGTGAGCGGCACGCAGGCCACGGTCGGCATCAGTCATTTTGCCCAGGATGCGTTGGGCGACATCGTGTTCATCGATATGCCGAAGGTCGGCGCCGTCGTGAAGGCGGGTCAGCAGATCGGCGAGGTGGAATCGACCAAGACGACTTCCACGATCTACATACCTGTGAGCGGCACGATTGCCAAGATCAATGCCGACTTGAAGGATCACCCGGAAGCCGTGAACTCCGATCCCTATGGCAAGGGTTGGATGGTGGTGATCGATCTCTCCAATGCGGGCGAAGTTGAGGGACTGATGACGGCAGCCCAGTACGAGGCCTTTCTCTCTACGCAAAAACATTGATTCGTTTTCATGTCTAAGCACATCGTCATTATCGGTGCCGGACCTGGCGGGTATGTCGCGGCGATTCGCGCAGCCCAGCTGGGCGCCCGCGTCACGGTCATCGAATCCCACGCGCTCGGCGGCGTCTGCTTGAATTGGGGCTGCATTCCCAGCAAGGCCCTCCTCTCGGTCGTCGAGCTCGGCGACAAAGTCAAAAAATCAGCAGACATGGGCCTGCTCGTTCAAGGTCCGGTCTCGTACGATCTTGCGAAGATGGTCGTCCGAAAGAATAAGGTGGTGGCGACGCTCGTGAAGGGCATTGCCACCCTCTTCAAGGCCTGGAATATCGAGCAGGTGCAGGGGACCGGTTCAATCCGCGACGGGCAGACAGTTACAGTGACTGCAGCCGATGGCGCGACGCGGGACATCCAGGCTGATGCGATTGTGATTGCCACCGGATCATCCTGGCCGAATCTGCCGCAGTTCCCCATCGATGGACAGCAGTTGCTCACGAGCCAACATCTCCTGGATCTTGAGTGTATTCCTGCGAGTTTGCTGATCGTCGGGGCTGGTGTCGAAGGCTGTGAGTTTGCGGCACTCTATAGCGGCCTTGGAACTGCGGTCACGATCGTGGAATTGATGCCACGGGTCTTATCTCTGGAAGATGAGGATATCTCCTCGACGATGGAGCGAGAGTTGAAGAAGCGCGGGGTCACGGTCGAGACCGGAACCACGGTAGAGAAATTGGAACGGTCACCGTTGACTGTCACCGCCCATTTGAAAGACGGCTCGCAGGTTGTGGCGGAGAAGTTGTTGGTATCAGTGGGGCGAGGATTCAATAGCAAAGGCATTGGACTGGAGCAGGTCGGAGTGCAGGTGGGACGGCGGGGAGAGATCCTCGTGAACGACCGGATGGAAACGACGGTGCCTGGGATCTATGCGATTGGTGACGTGGTCGGCAAAGTGATGTTGGCGCACGTCGCGTCGGCTCAAGGGAAAGTCGCAGTCGAAAATATCATGGGGCATGAGACAACGGTTCGCTATGACGTGATTCCTGCCGGAATTTTTACCCTGCCGGAGATCGGTCGCGTAGGTATCACGGAGCAGCAGGCTCGCGAACGAGCCCAGGCTGCTGGACAGAATCCTGACGAGGCGGTGAAGATCGGTCGATTTCGCTACGCCGGGTTGGGGAAGGCGCAAGCGACAGGGGATACGACTGGCCTGTTCAAGCTCATTGTCGAGGCGTCGAGCGGCAAGATTCTCGGCGTGCATATCCTTGGGGCCCATGCCGCCGACCTGGTGCATGAAGCGGCCTTGGCGATGCAAGTTGGTGCGACGGTGACGCAGATGGCCGAGATGATCCATGCCCATCCCACGTTATCCGAGGGCTTGATGGAAGCAGCTGAAGATGTCGAAGGGAAGGCGATTCATCAGGCGCGAAAGCGGATGCCGTCATGATGCAATCCTTTCTTATCAAGCTCGGGATGTTCGCCGCGACGATGGCCGTCGTGTTCTGGATCGGCTGGACCCTGCCGACCTCATTCGATCGGGACCATGATCTTGCCGCGAAATCGTTCGAAGGGACGTCGTCTGCCGATACGCTCAACCATGGGCCAGTTGCTGCGGTGAGTCTAGCCCCTGCGACCTTGACCCCAGATCCTCCTGGCATGATTCCCGCGCCGAAACGGTCTCAAAAGGGACTCCTCGATCTGAACCGTGCGACGAAACAGGATTTTGATGGGTTACCTGGGATCGGGCCCAAGTTGGCTGAGCGGATCATGGCGCATCGGCAATCGGTGGGAGCCTTTCACTCGCTCGACGAATTGCGTGCCGTCAAAGGAATTGGAAAAAAGAAGTTTGAGCGGATTCGTCCGTTGGTCACGGTGACGCCCGAGGCCTCATCTCTGGACAGAGGGAAGAAAGCGACATGAGTGAACTCTCCCGTCAACTCGATCTGATCCTCCGCGGAGTGGTGGAGGTCATTCAACGGGCCGAACTTGAATCGAAGCTGACACGTTCCTTGAAAGAGAACCGTCCGCTCCGTGTGAAAGCCGGCTTCGATCCGACCGCGCCGGACCTGCACTTGGGCCATACGGTCTTGATCCACAAGCTCAAACATTTTCAGGAGCTGGGGCATCACGTGATCTTCTTGATCGGCGACTTCACCGGGATGATCGGCGATCCGACCGGCCAATCCGATACAAGGGTCGCGTTGTCGAAAGAGAAAGTCTTGGAGAATGCGAAGACCTACGAGCGGCAGATCTTCAAGATTCTCGACCCGGCCAAGACGCTGGTGGAATTTAACAGCCGGTGGATGGGTACGATGACCGCGGAAGGGTTGATCCACCTGAGTGCGCATAGCAGCGTGGCGCGGATGCTGGAGCGGGACGATTTTCACAAGCGCTATCACGAGCAGAAGCCGATCAGTATCCATGAGTTCATGTATCCCCTCGTGCAGGGCTACGATTCCGTGGCGCTCAAGTCCGATATCGAGTTGGGCGGTACCGATCAGAAATTCAATCTGCTGATGGGGCGAGAATTGCAGCGAGATTATGGGCAGGAACCGCAAGTGGTCATCACGATGCCGCTGCTCGAAGGCACGGACGGCATCAAGAAAATGAGTAAGAGCCAGGGGAACTACATTGCGTTGGAAGATGCACCGAACGACATGTTCGGCAAGCTCATGTCTGTCAGCGATGCATTGATGCTTCGGTACTACGAGCTACTCACCACGGAAGACTTGGCCGGCGTGAAGGCCGCGCATCCGATGGAGGCGAAGCAGGCACTCGCAGCGATGATCGTGGCCCGGTATCACGGAACAGAGGCTGGCCAACAAGCAAGGTTGGCCTTTCAACAGAAATTTTCAGAGCGAGAGTTTCCCGCAGAGCCTGACGTGCGCTTGACCCTGACCCTGGACGATTTGCGCGAGGGCCAGACCATCGGCCTGGTCGATCTGGTCGCCAAGACAGGGTTGGTTCCGAGTAAAAGCGAAGCCAGGCGGCTGATCATCCAGGGCGGGTTAGAGGTCGATGAAGCGAAGCAGAGCGATGCGAATGCCGTCTTGTCGATCGTGACGGGGAAAACATATCGACTGAAGGTTGGTCGTCGAAAGTTTGCATTGGTTGAATTGAAGGGGTAACACAAGGAGTTTCTTGACTTGGCCTAGAGGCCCAGGTAGGATTCGGTGCAG contains:
- a CDS encoding DUF5615 family PIN-like protein, whose amino-acid sequence is MPEALIILLDQNIPRAIAYWLRARRAQWTIYHTSDVELSGRSDEDIFAWAQQRQAMILTFDEDFADQRSFPIGSHAGIIRLRVWPTSIEETQHALDRLLETVSDTELARALVIIDRETIRIRRGQ
- a CDS encoding tetratricopeptide repeat protein translates to MVVRFSVHHWPDVVRWIVGVLLMVLSGCAGLAHQFPASSPSVASGADPALDAQAKLLESAYRAYVQERYPLAAMRFQRFVDSNPSSPRLSEARWWLARSHEARGDLPAALSVYRTVVGAAPPSVPLTGTYAFHALNRLDTFRRSFGSTSLLERRQVALWLPDLGWFTTPDAGLWIAQLADAGVTSLILEAGVASLMGVSGQTTKAPVVADRFKTIVPIAHAKGMAVLASLDLHEPGWMAVSPEWRTVITNDMGQQAGSVDILQPDYQRAVGDVAQDLLRTDIDGLVVGARRARGFAEEWSPMSRRMFEGMVGSSLDSRDQPVSPDAWRWAGWKTRTYLGFLAQLTRQLRQTRPGFVTAVAVHEEAVFSPAEALTDYGEDLLEAKQRGLDIIVQPEPVSPERSNEPGAGMERVRQRLALTSGGERQLWMGMALGASDPASLVAAVQASIAATVGQAGPHLLLMNGPAIP
- a CDS encoding helix-hairpin-helix domain-containing protein, translated to MMQSFLIKLGMFAATMAVVFWIGWTLPTSFDRDHDLAAKSFEGTSSADTLNHGPVAAVSLAPATLTPDPPGMIPAPKRSQKGLLDLNRATKQDFDGLPGIGPKLAERIMAHRQSVGAFHSLDELRAVKGIGKKKFERIRPLVTVTPEASSLDRGKKAT
- a CDS encoding DUF433 domain-containing protein; its protein translation is MRYERISIDPHTCSGKPCIRGTRIMVMNILGLIAAGYTHEQILHTYPELAREDIVAALDYVSQVIDEDKVIPRA
- the tyrS gene encoding tyrosine--tRNA ligase, with translation MSELSRQLDLILRGVVEVIQRAELESKLTRSLKENRPLRVKAGFDPTAPDLHLGHTVLIHKLKHFQELGHHVIFLIGDFTGMIGDPTGQSDTRVALSKEKVLENAKTYERQIFKILDPAKTLVEFNSRWMGTMTAEGLIHLSAHSSVARMLERDDFHKRYHEQKPISIHEFMYPLVQGYDSVALKSDIELGGTDQKFNLLMGRELQRDYGQEPQVVITMPLLEGTDGIKKMSKSQGNYIALEDAPNDMFGKLMSVSDALMLRYYELLTTEDLAGVKAAHPMEAKQALAAMIVARYHGTEAGQQARLAFQQKFSEREFPAEPDVRLTLTLDDLREGQTIGLVDLVAKTGLVPSKSEARRLIIQGGLEVDEAKQSDANAVLSIVTGKTYRLKVGRRKFALVELKG
- the lpdA gene encoding dihydrolipoyl dehydrogenase, giving the protein MSKHIVIIGAGPGGYVAAIRAAQLGARVTVIESHALGGVCLNWGCIPSKALLSVVELGDKVKKSADMGLLVQGPVSYDLAKMVVRKNKVVATLVKGIATLFKAWNIEQVQGTGSIRDGQTVTVTAADGATRDIQADAIVIATGSSWPNLPQFPIDGQQLLTSQHLLDLECIPASLLIVGAGVEGCEFAALYSGLGTAVTIVELMPRVLSLEDEDISSTMERELKKRGVTVETGTTVEKLERSPLTVTAHLKDGSQVVAEKLLVSVGRGFNSKGIGLEQVGVQVGRRGEILVNDRMETTVPGIYAIGDVVGKVMLAHVASAQGKVAVENIMGHETTVRYDVIPAGIFTLPEIGRVGITEQQARERAQAAGQNPDEAVKIGRFRYAGLGKAQATGDTTGLFKLIVEASSGKILGVHILGAHAADLVHEAALAMQVGATVTQMAEMIHAHPTLSEGLMEAAEDVEGKAIHQARKRMPS
- the gcvH gene encoding glycine cleavage system protein GcvH; this encodes MIPKDLRYHQEHEWVRVSGTQATVGISHFAQDALGDIVFIDMPKVGAVVKAGQQIGEVESTKTTSTIYIPVSGTIAKINADLKDHPEAVNSDPYGKGWMVVIDLSNAGEVEGLMTAAQYEAFLSTQKH
- a CDS encoding RHS repeat-associated core domain-containing protein — translated: MTTATYSWNARNKLTGILATGFAASFTYDSFGRRTGKTIQGVTTNFVYDGLNPVQEKAGATVTANLLTGLGIDEFFVRTDGVGSRALLPDALGSTVALGDSTGSLQTQYTYEPFGHATQTGLASTSSYKYTGREDDETGLDYYRARYYHPRLQRFISEDPIGFAGGDFNLYGYVRNNPTRRVDSTGLRPGAPFNCENDALKDAFDYACTSGTDVEHGGYIYVMPNGAYSYTFASGPPNSDVPGTLGHVNPPTPPHSTRGKPTSVFHSHRSSGRFDKDRSDIDQGIRNYLFLPECKGIVRWDFALETEMPVSFR
- the ndk gene encoding nucleoside-diphosphate kinase, coding for MSERTLAIIKPDAVKKHAIGDIVASYEKAGLTPVAIRMMQFSKATAEGFYAVHKARPFFDSLCTFMASGPVVVLVLQGDNAIKKNRDLMGATDPAKAEAGTIRKAHGANIEFNAVHGSDSPETAKFEVSYFFPQTDIVG